A DNA window from Micromonospora inyonensis contains the following coding sequences:
- a CDS encoding RrF2 family transcriptional regulator codes for MKLNRSTDMALRIAMLTAASPDRTTVDELAARLALPRNHVAKVVQRLQRLGVLVTIRGRSGGVVFAEEATGLTVGALVRAFEGDDEVVDCDRPACPLLPGCRLRGALRRAQDAFLDVLDQVRLGDLVAGSAGPVLLTLGGRAG; via the coding sequence GTGAAGCTCAACCGCTCCACCGACATGGCGCTGCGGATCGCCATGCTGACCGCCGCGTCACCGGACCGGACGACCGTGGACGAACTCGCCGCGCGGCTCGCCCTGCCCCGCAACCACGTGGCGAAGGTCGTCCAACGCCTCCAGCGGCTCGGCGTGCTGGTCACCATCCGGGGGCGCTCCGGCGGCGTGGTCTTCGCCGAGGAGGCGACCGGGCTGACCGTCGGTGCGTTGGTCCGCGCGTTCGAGGGCGACGACGAGGTGGTGGACTGCGACCGTCCGGCCTGTCCGCTGCTGCCCGGGTGCCGCCTGCGCGGCGCGTTGCGCCGGGCGCAGGACGCCTTCCTCGACGTGCTCGACCAGGTCCGCCTCGGTGACCTGGTCGCGGGCTCGGCCGGCCCGGTGCTGCTCACCCTCGGCGGGCGGGCGGGCTGA